The sequence below is a genomic window from Anaerolineae bacterium.
TCGAGCAACAACAGGCGCGGGCGGGCCATCAGGGCCCGGCCAATGGCCAGCATTTGCTGCTCACCGCCCGAAAGGGTCCCCGCCACCTGATTGCGGCGCTCCTTAAGGCGAGGGAACAACTCGTACACCCGCTCCAGGTCCTCTTTGATGCCGGCTTTGTCGTTGCGGATATAAGCCCCCAGGTCAAGGTTCTCGGCCACGGTAAGGCGAGCAAAGATGCCGCGGCCTTCAGGCACCATGGAAACGCCCTTGTACACGATTTCATGCGGCTTATAGGGGGCCAGGTCCTCGCCCTCCAGAATAACCTTACCATGCTGGGGCTTTACCAAGCCCGTGATGGTACGCAGGGTGGTAGTTTTCCCTGCGCCGTTGGCTCCAATCAGGGTCACGATTTCCCCCTGCTCGACGGTCAAACTAATGCCCTTCAGCGCCTCGATG
It includes:
- a CDS encoding ABC transporter ATP-binding protein, with product MAMLELHDVHSFYGNIEALKGISLTVEQGEIVTLIGANGAGKTTTLRTITGLVKPQHGKVILEGEDLAPYKPHEIVYKGVSMVPEGRGIFARLTVAENLDLGAYIRNDKAGIKEDLERVYELFPRLKERRNQVAGTLSGGEQQMLAIGRALMARPRLLLLDEPSMGLAPVLVETIFDTIVEINKQGTTVLLVEQNALMALSIAHRGYVLRTGEIVLADTAENLRNNEMVQKTYLGME